The following nucleotide sequence is from Bacteroidota bacterium.
AGTGAACTCGGTGACTTAGTGGTAAGAATCCTTTGATTATGATTCAAAAATAAGAGCATCAACACTAAGGTACTAAGAACACTTAGGCACACAAAGACTTTTAGGACAGCCACTGATATGAGATATAAATATGACAGGGGATGAGTTTGAAAATAATCAAATAAAAACAAACAACTAAATTCATCGTCTATATAAAAAGAAAGCGATAATTTTTTAATCAGGTATTAACCATGAACAAACAACTTAAAGTTCTTATAGTAGAAGACTCTGATGACGACACACAGCTTCTTCTTCGTGAATTAAAAAAAGGCGGTTATAAACCAACACACAAACGTGTTGAGACCGCCCCCGCTATGAAAAAAGCCCTTAAGGGGCAAGCTTGGGATATAATCCTTTCTGATTACAAAATGCCCCGGTTTAGCGCACCGGCAGCGTTAAAAGTATTACAAAGCACAAACCTCGATATACCTTTTATTATCGTCTCCGGAAGTGTGGGCGAAGATATTGCAGTCGAGCTGCTTAAAGAAGGCGCCCACGATTTTATAACCAAAATGAATCTTTCCCGTCTCATACCCGCTATCGAACGCGAGATGCAAGATTGGAAGGTTAGGCAAGCAAAGAAAAATGCAGAAACAGCATTAGAAGAATCCGAACACCGCTATCGACACCTATTTGCGAATCATCCCAACCCTATGTGGATTTACGATATTGTTACTTTTAAATTCTTAGACGTGAATGATGCGGCTATCGACAAGTACGGATATACACGCGAAGAATTTTTATCGATGACGTTGTTTGACATCCGCCCAAAAACAGAACATAAGCGTTTGAAAGAAAACCTCAGTAAACCGCGCCCTGCACTTCAACATTCGGGAGAGTGGAGACATTTATTAAAAAACGGTGAAACTATTTTTGTTGAAGTTAGCTCCTACCTTTTTGAAGATAACGGTAAAAAATTGGCGCTTGTAGTTATTAACGACATAACTGAGCGCAAACGGACGGAGGAAATTCTGCGGAAGAGTGAAAAACAGTACAGAGATATTTTTGAAAATGATCTCACGGGTGATTACATCACAACAACCGATGGCAGGATTCTGATGTGTAATCCGGCATTTGCCAGAATATTCGGATATGATTCCGTTGAAGAGCTGATAAATATTGACACCACAGGTCTGTATAAAAGTATGGAGGATAGAAAACGCTTCCTCGATATTCTCAGGGAAAAGAAAAAACTCGAATTGCACGAAATCGAATTACAAAGGCGTGATGGGAAAAAGATAGCGATTATAGAAAATGTTATCGGGGAGTTCAACGAACATGACGAACTAATCCGAATAAAGGGTTATATGTTCAATATCACCGAACGTAAGGAAGCCGAAGAAGCGTTAAAACTTCAGACTACATATTTCACACAATTATTTGAAAACTCTCCTACCGGGATTGCATTCCTTGATACTAATGAACGTGTAATGAATGTGAATAAAGCTTTTGAGAATATATTTCAATATTCGCTCGAAGAAATAAAAGGCAAATCGCTAACCGGCCTGATTGTACCGGAAGAATTAGTAAAAGAATCGCTTTCATTTTCAACCAAAGCAATGCAGGGCGAATTAGTACGGCTTCCGTCAATAAGAAAACGCAGAGATGGTACACGCTTAGATATGATAATTACAGGTTATCCCATTTTGATAGAAGGAAAGTGTGTCGGAATTTATGCTATTTATGCCGATGTCTCCGATATAAAGAAACTTGAAGACCAGATACGCCAGGCGCAAAAGTTAGAAAGTCTCGGCACACTTGCCGGCGGTATTGCTCACGACTTCAATAACATTTTGGGAATAATTCTCGGATACACATCGCTTCTTGAGGATGGCGTTTCAAACCCTGCGAAAATTAAACTAAGTATGGATGCTATTACAAAAGCCGTACATAGAGGCGCCGGCTTGGTTAAACAAATTCTTACATTCGCCAGAAAAACAAACATAGTAATTGAACCGGTTAATGCAAATGACTCAATCCAGGAACTTGTAAAAATGCTGAACGAAACATTCCCCAAGACTATTTCGTTTAAACTCAATCTTGATGGTAAATTGGCAGACATCATCGCCGATCACAACCAGCTACATCAGGCAATTCTGAATCTTTCTGTAAACGCCCGCGATGCAATACTATCAAATCCTTCAGCCGGTCAGGTGGGGACGATTACTTATTCAACGAAAATAGTACCAGGCACAGAATTAAGAAAAAAAATACCCGATGCACTCGATGAGAACTATGTTTGCATTAGTGTAACTGATAGCGGAAGCGGAATGGATGAAGCTACACTCAACCGGATTTTCGAGCCATTCTTTACAACAAAAGAACAAGGCAAAGGTACCGGTTTAGGTCTTGCTGTGGTTTATGGTGTAGTGAAAAGTCATCGCGGTTTTGTTGATGTGCAGAGCGAATTGGGTGCCGGCACTACATTCTATCTTTACTTCCCCCTCGAGATACAAATAGTTGTTCCTGAAAATGTTAAGGAAGAACCTGAAATGCAAGTTGCAGGAGGACACGAAACAATTCTTTTTGTAGAAGACGAGGAAATGCTCCAGGAAGTAGTAAAAACTCAACTTACACTAAAGGGCTATCGGGTTTTATCTGCTTTCAATGGTGAGGAGGCAGTTGAAATGTATCGTACTCATCAAGTTGAAATTGCAGCCGTCCTTTCCGATTTAGGTCTTCCTAAACTCGGGGGGTTCGAAGCTTTCCTTCAAATGAAAAAGATTAATCCAAATGTAAAAATAATTTTAGCAAGCGGATTCTTTGAACCCACTCAAAAATCATCAATGTTGGAAACTGGTGTTGAATATTTTGTACAAAAACCTTACCGAGCTAACGAAATTCTTACAGCAATTAGAAAATTATTAGATAAAAATTAGATATCAATTTGCTGTCCGGGTGATTAAGCAAGGTGCATCGGGTTACCTCACAAAGGCAAGTGCCGCAAGCGAATTAATCCAAGCAATTCGAAAAGTGTATCAAGGCGGTAAATATATCAGTTCGAGTGTAGCCGATAAATTAGCAGAAGCACTCGATTCCGAAACTGGTAATCCAGTTCACGAGTCATTATCCGATCGCGAGTTTCAG
It contains:
- a CDS encoding PAS domain S-box protein, translated to MNKQLKVLIVEDSDDDTQLLLRELKKGGYKPTHKRVETAPAMKKALKGQAWDIILSDYKMPRFSAPAALKVLQSTNLDIPFIIVSGSVGEDIAVELLKEGAHDFITKMNLSRLIPAIEREMQDWKVRQAKKNAETALEESEHRYRHLFANHPNPMWIYDIVTFKFLDVNDAAIDKYGYTREEFLSMTLFDIRPKTEHKRLKENLSKPRPALQHSGEWRHLLKNGETIFVEVSSYLFEDNGKKLALVVINDITERKRTEEILRKSEKQYRDIFENDLTGDYITTTDGRILMCNPAFARIFGYDSVEELINIDTTGLYKSMEDRKRFLDILREKKKLELHEIELQRRDGKKIAIIENVIGEFNEHDELIRIKGYMFNITERKEAEEALKLQTTYFTQLFENSPTGIAFLDTNERVMNVNKAFENIFQYSLEEIKGKSLTGLIVPEELVKESLSFSTKAMQGELVRLPSIRKRRDGTRLDMIITGYPILIEGKCVGIYAIYADVSDIKKLEDQIRQAQKLESLGTLAGGIAHDFNNILGIILGYTSLLEDGVSNPAKIKLSMDAITKAVHRGAGLVKQILTFARKTNIVIEPVNANDSIQELVKMLNETFPKTISFKLNLDGKLADIIADHNQLHQAILNLSVNARDAILSNPSAGQVGTITYSTKIVPGTELRKKIPDALDENYVCISVTDSGSGMDEATLNRIFEPFFTTKEQGKGTGLGLAVVYGVVKSHRGFVDVQSELGAGTTFYLYFPLEIQIVVPENVKEEPEMQVAGGHETILFVEDEEMLQEVVKTQLTLKGYRVLSAFNGEEAVEMYRTHQVEIAAVLSDLGLPKLGGFEAFLQMKKINPNVKIILASGFFEPTQKSSMLETGVEYFVQKPYRANEILTAIRKLLDKN